In Candidatus Cloacimonadota bacterium, the genomic window AAAAGTCAATGTTAATAAAAATTATTAATTTCTCTGATTTCTTCCTTAACTAATCGCTTTAATTCTTCAGGTGCCAGCATTTTGACATCTTTACCGTAAGATAAAATGAATTTTTTTATTTCAAATAATCCCTTAGTAGGAAGTTCTAAAATAATAGAATCATCATCTAATTCCGTAATTTTCTGCTCTTTATGAAGTATTCGTTCCCTGACGAAATAAGATGCTTTTTCAGAAAATTTCAGTTTTACTTTGAATAATTTATCGGAAAAAACTCCAAATCCTGCATCAAAATAAGACTCGAGATCAAAGTCGGTTTCATGAATACTATTAGTTAGAATCTTTACTTTGGAAATTCTGTTCAAGGCAAATATCCTGATCTCTTTTCGGGAATGACAATATGCTGCCAGGTAAAAATTATTCTGATAAGATTTGAATCCGTAAGGTGAAATGATCCTCGCTTTATATTCTTTATTGATCGGACTGAAATAATTAATTCTCACCCGTTTTTTTTGGATCATTGCCAGTTGTATTTTCCTTAATTTCTCAAATATCTCATTTTGTTCTTTCAATCCAAAAGAATTGTCGGAGATGATATTATTCTCCATTTTTTTCAGGAATTTTCTCATTTCAGCGGGGATTGTTGATGATATTTTTTTAATTGCCGATAAAAATGGTTCTTCATCATCTTTTCTTCTAAATTGGGAAGTTTGATAAGCCCAATACATACTAGTAATTTCTGCGAGCGTAAAATGAATTTCCGGAATA contains:
- a CDS encoding transcriptional regulator, encoding MRNESLYRQWRILHLIYKNGNRGISNTNLAEEFSVSTRTIRRDITNLSSVGFPIYDEIRDKYLFYFIHPNYHIPEIHFTLAEITSMYWAYQTSQFRRKDDEEPFLSAIKKISSTIPAEMRKFLKKMENNIISDNSFGLKEQNEIFEKLRKIQLAMIQKKRVRINYFSPINKEYKARIISPYGFKSYQNNFYLAAYCHSRKEIRIFALNRISKVKILTNSIHETDFDLESYFDAGFGVFSDKLFKVKLKFSEKASYFVRERILHKEQKITELDDDSIILELPTKGLFEIKKFILSYGKDVKMLAPEELKRLVKEEIREINNFY